In Geobacter anodireducens, a genomic segment contains:
- a CDS encoding type VI secretion protein translates to MSTEMNGTAPLQEQSASDTSLLEDIVRVTKLQPTDEAYSITRKGVEALMAQLLEPGTEAPKVSKAVLDDMLAEIDRKLSLQMDEILHHPQFQELESCWRSLHFLVDRTDFRENNRIELLNATKEELLDDFEDAPEVAKSGLYKTVYSAEYGQFGGKPFGAIIGNYDFGPGPQDIKLLQNLAAVAGMAHAPFMAAASPQFFGCDDFTALPNLKDITSILEGPQYAKWQAFRESEDARYVGLALPRFLLRLPYGEATRPAKCFNYEEQVSDSHDRYCWGNAAFAFATRLTESFANFRWCANIIGPQGGGTVHDLPLHQYQAMGAIQTKIPTEVLISERREFELAEEGFVALTMRKGSDNAAFFSANSVQKPKSFGNSKEGKEAELNYKLGLQLPYMFIVSRLAHYLKVIQREHIGTWKERGDLENELNLWIRQYVSEMDNPMPGVRSRRPLRQAEVTVEDVPGEPGWYRVGLKVTPHFKYMGAYFTLSLVGKLDKE, encoded by the coding sequence ATGAGCACAGAGATGAACGGAACGGCTCCCCTCCAGGAGCAGAGTGCGTCCGACACGTCGCTCCTGGAGGATATCGTCCGGGTCACTAAACTTCAACCGACCGACGAGGCTTACTCTATCACCAGAAAAGGGGTCGAGGCCCTCATGGCCCAGCTCCTGGAGCCGGGAACCGAAGCCCCGAAGGTATCCAAAGCAGTGCTCGACGACATGCTCGCCGAGATCGACCGCAAGCTCTCCCTCCAGATGGACGAGATCCTTCACCATCCCCAGTTCCAGGAACTGGAATCATGCTGGCGGTCGCTCCACTTCCTGGTGGATCGGACCGACTTCAGGGAAAACAACCGGATCGAGCTCCTGAACGCCACCAAGGAGGAACTGCTTGACGACTTCGAAGACGCTCCCGAGGTGGCCAAATCGGGCCTCTACAAGACCGTTTACTCCGCCGAGTACGGTCAGTTCGGCGGCAAGCCGTTCGGAGCGATCATCGGCAACTACGACTTCGGCCCGGGTCCCCAGGACATCAAACTCCTCCAGAACCTGGCTGCCGTGGCCGGGATGGCCCACGCCCCCTTCATGGCCGCCGCATCACCCCAGTTCTTCGGCTGCGATGACTTCACCGCCCTGCCGAACCTGAAAGACATCACGTCGATCCTCGAAGGCCCCCAGTACGCCAAGTGGCAAGCGTTCCGCGAGAGCGAAGATGCCCGCTACGTGGGACTGGCCCTGCCCCGCTTCCTCCTGCGACTCCCCTACGGCGAGGCCACCAGGCCGGCCAAGTGTTTCAACTACGAAGAGCAGGTCTCCGACAGCCACGACCGCTACTGCTGGGGCAACGCAGCCTTCGCCTTCGCCACCCGGCTCACCGAGAGCTTTGCCAACTTCCGCTGGTGCGCCAACATCATCGGTCCCCAGGGTGGCGGAACGGTGCATGACCTGCCGCTCCACCAGTACCAGGCAATGGGAGCCATCCAGACCAAGATCCCCACCGAGGTGCTCATCAGCGAGCGCCGCGAATTCGAACTGGCCGAAGAAGGATTCGTCGCCCTTACCATGCGAAAAGGCAGTGACAATGCCGCCTTCTTTTCTGCGAACTCGGTCCAGAAGCCGAAATCCTTCGGCAACTCCAAGGAGGGAAAAGAGGCCGAGCTCAACTACAAGCTGGGGCTCCAGCTCCCCTATATGTTCATCGTCAGCCGCCTCGCCCACTACCTGAAGGTGATCCAGCGAGAGCACATCGGCACGTGGAAGGAACGGGGTGATCTGGAGAATGAGCTCAATCTGTGGATTCGTCAGTACGTCTCAGAGATGGATAACCCCATGCCCGGCGTTCGCAGTCGCCGCCCCCTGCGCCAGGCCGAAGTGACCGTTGAGGACGTCCCGGGTGAGCCGGGCTGGTACCGGGTGGGCCTCAAGGTCACCCCTCACTTCAAGTACATGGGGGCATACTTCACGCTGTCACTGGTGGGGAAACTGGATAAAGAGTAG
- a CDS encoding peptidoglycan-binding protein LysM: protein MSKTFEDFLTALAQKESSRRYDIENYSGYLGKYQMGEYALIDAGYYLHDGTGARKNAEGKYVDNDWIGHWTGRKGVKSKVDFLSAPEAQEDAIRHHVANLWKQIKALHLDLYESTTVNGIVITKSGMIGGAYLKGVGGLKSYLKSAGRNIPKDGNGTSIEHYVSTFGGYDIESILKDARGATDNAENHRAMTTVGQSRSKTKLAKKHVGNGGNAQHYVVRPGDTLSRISRMHNLSVAEILTVNPSITDRNRIAVGQKVVIPSHKAASHSYGKTPYAPASHSQVGSTPRQPWWGETFVGGFRKRWN, encoded by the coding sequence GTGAGTAAGACGTTTGAGGATTTTTTGACTGCTTTGGCACAGAAAGAGTCGAGCAGGAGATATGACATCGAAAACTACAGTGGCTATTTGGGTAAGTACCAAATGGGAGAGTATGCCCTGATCGATGCGGGATATTATCTCCACGATGGAACGGGCGCCAGGAAAAATGCAGAAGGCAAATACGTTGACAACGATTGGATCGGTCACTGGACGGGACGGAAAGGCGTTAAGAGCAAGGTGGATTTTCTCTCTGCCCCTGAAGCCCAGGAAGACGCAATCCGGCACCACGTGGCCAACCTCTGGAAACAAATCAAAGCGTTGCATCTGGATTTGTACGAGAGCACAACGGTCAACGGGATCGTTATCACGAAATCGGGAATGATCGGAGGAGCCTATCTGAAGGGGGTCGGAGGGCTGAAAAGTTATCTCAAATCTGCAGGCCGCAACATTCCGAAAGATGGAAACGGCACGTCCATTGAACACTATGTGTCAACGTTTGGTGGCTATGATATTGAGAGCATTCTGAAGGATGCACGCGGAGCAACCGACAACGCAGAGAATCATCGAGCAATGACCACAGTTGGTCAATCCCGATCGAAGACTAAATTGGCGAAAAAGCATGTTGGAAACGGGGGCAACGCTCAACATTACGTTGTAAGGCCCGGAGATACCCTGTCTAGAATTTCCCGCATGCATAACCTCTCAGTGGCCGAAATACTTACGGTTAATCCCTCAATAACCGACAGGAACCGAATAGCTGTCGGACAGAAGGTGGTAATCCCTTCGCACAAAGCTGCCAGTCACAGTTACGGCAAGACACCCTATGCGCCTGCATCACATTCTCAAGTTGGATCAACACCTCGGCAACCGTGGTGGGGAGAAACATTTGTCGGAGGATTCCGCAAGAGATGGAACTGA
- a CDS encoding 3-oxoacyl-ACP synthase, which produces MRTLAITGASCVTAVGHDGPPTAASVRAGISRFAEYDDYRDENDNPITVARIRGIHDSWDTPQRMAGVAALCLEKLLDEYFRQDPRRPSQIHLFLGVASEERPGPRYEESSLFPLRGIIGKWTDKPGLQAIPRGNASMMYSLEQASRLIDSNPDAVCIVGGVDSLLRTSTLNWFEKDCRLKSASYGRHQGLIAGEAVGFMVIENRAGAKQSGKPILGSIAGLGLAVEPAPRASSSLGRNSGLTEACHAALSGVQEKAIRAVFSDLNGENSRAREWGMAEMRCFDKLDESRRLWTPANCYGDIGAASGVVLASIAMQGLVRGWLQSPILVTCSDDHGPCGALVLESEK; this is translated from the coding sequence ATGAGAACGCTGGCGATTACCGGGGCAAGCTGCGTTACTGCCGTAGGGCATGACGGCCCCCCGACGGCGGCGTCAGTCAGGGCGGGAATCTCCCGCTTTGCCGAGTACGACGACTATCGGGACGAAAACGACAACCCTATCACCGTGGCGCGGATCAGGGGGATTCATGACAGCTGGGATACACCTCAGCGGATGGCCGGTGTCGCCGCTCTTTGCCTTGAAAAGCTCCTTGATGAGTATTTTCGGCAAGACCCGCGCAGGCCTTCACAGATCCATCTCTTCCTTGGAGTAGCCTCCGAAGAACGGCCCGGTCCGCGCTATGAAGAAAGCAGCCTGTTTCCGTTGCGCGGGATAATCGGGAAATGGACGGACAAACCCGGCCTTCAGGCTATCCCCCGGGGAAACGCATCCATGATGTACTCCCTTGAACAAGCCAGCCGCCTGATCGATAGCAATCCCGACGCGGTGTGTATCGTCGGCGGAGTTGATTCCTTGCTAAGAACCTCGACCCTGAATTGGTTCGAGAAGGACTGCCGCCTCAAATCCGCAAGCTATGGCCGTCACCAGGGGCTCATTGCCGGAGAGGCGGTCGGGTTCATGGTCATTGAGAACCGAGCCGGAGCAAAGCAGTCAGGCAAGCCGATCCTCGGGAGTATTGCGGGACTTGGGCTGGCAGTAGAACCCGCGCCGCGGGCATCGAGCTCCCTCGGACGAAACAGCGGGCTGACCGAGGCCTGCCATGCCGCCCTGAGCGGGGTGCAAGAAAAGGCGATCCGTGCGGTGTTCAGCGACCTCAATGGTGAAAATTCCCGAGCCAGGGAATGGGGCATGGCCGAAATGCGCTGTTTCGACAAACTGGATGAAAGCAGGCGGCTCTGGACGCCGGCTAACTGCTACGGCGACATCGGCGCCGCCAGCGGCGTGGTCTTGGCAAGTATTGCCATGCAAGGGCTTGTTCGTGGATGGTTGCAATCGCCGATACTGGTGACCTGCTCCGATGACCATGGGCCATGCGGTGCTTTGGTATTGGAGAGCGAGAAATAG